One Nocardioides luti DNA window includes the following coding sequences:
- the xylA gene encoding xylose isomerase, producing the protein MDAMTPTHDDKFSFGLWTVGWQGVDVFGTAVRPPLDPAEAVRRLADLGAYGITFHDNDVFPFDADAATKEAHLAPLRKALEETGLSVPMVTTNLFSHPVFRDGGFTNNDRDVRRFAVRKALDNLDLAAEMGAQVFVAWGGREGAESGAAKDVRAALDRYAEAFNILAQHAIDSGYDIRFAIEPKPNEPRGDILLPTVGHALAFINELDHPERVGINPEVGHEEMAGLNFAHGLAQALWHGKLFHVDLNGQTGPRFDQDLRFGAGNVRGAFWTVDILENGGYDGPRHFDFKPPRSEDMDGVWASAEGCMRNYLILREKSRAFRADPDVQAALAAARVDELAQPTLGAGESVASLRAESFDPEEAAARGMGFEHLDQLALEHLYGTRG; encoded by the coding sequence ATGGACGCCATGACACCCACGCACGACGACAAGTTCTCCTTCGGCCTGTGGACGGTGGGCTGGCAGGGGGTCGACGTGTTCGGCACCGCCGTGCGTCCGCCGCTGGACCCTGCGGAGGCGGTGCGGCGGCTGGCGGACCTCGGCGCGTACGGCATCACCTTCCACGACAACGACGTCTTCCCGTTCGACGCCGACGCGGCCACCAAGGAGGCGCACCTGGCGCCGCTGCGCAAGGCGCTGGAGGAGACCGGGCTGAGCGTGCCGATGGTCACGACCAACCTGTTCTCGCACCCCGTCTTCCGCGACGGCGGGTTCACGAACAACGACCGCGACGTGCGACGGTTCGCCGTCCGCAAGGCCCTCGACAACCTCGACCTGGCGGCGGAGATGGGCGCTCAGGTGTTCGTCGCCTGGGGCGGCCGCGAGGGGGCCGAGTCCGGCGCGGCCAAGGACGTCAGGGCGGCCCTCGACCGCTACGCCGAGGCCTTCAACATCCTCGCCCAGCACGCGATCGACAGCGGCTACGACATCCGGTTCGCGATCGAGCCGAAGCCCAACGAGCCCCGCGGCGACATCCTGCTGCCCACCGTCGGTCACGCGCTCGCCTTCATCAACGAGCTGGACCACCCGGAGCGGGTGGGCATCAACCCCGAGGTCGGGCACGAGGAGATGGCGGGGCTGAACTTCGCCCACGGCCTGGCGCAGGCGCTCTGGCACGGCAAGCTCTTCCACGTCGACCTCAACGGCCAGACCGGTCCGCGCTTCGACCAGGACCTGCGTTTCGGCGCGGGCAACGTGCGCGGCGCGTTCTGGACGGTCGACATCCTCGAGAACGGCGGCTACGACGGCCCGCGGCACTTCGACTTCAAGCCCCCGCGCTCGGAGGACATGGACGGGGTCTGGGCCTCGGCCGAGGGCTGCATGCGCAACTACCTGATCCTGCGTGAGAAGAGCCGGGCCTTCCGCGCCGACCCCGACGTGCAGGCCGCCCTGGCGGCCGCCCGCGTCGACGAGCTCGCGCAGCCGACCCTCGGCGCCGGCGAGAGCGTGGCCTCGCTGCGCGCCGAGAGCTTCGACCCGGAGGAGGCGGCCGCCCGCGGCATGGGCTTCGAGCACCTGGACCAGCTGGCGCTGGAGCACCTCTACGGCACCCGGGGCTGA
- the xylB gene encoding xylulokinase — protein MLVAGVDSSTQSCKVQVHDAETGELVRQGRAVHPVGTEVDPEHWWSALGRAVDEAGGLDDVAAVSVGGQQHGMVCLDDDGRVVRPALLWNDTRSADAAVALTEEFGGAATWAAEVGVVPVASFTVTKLRWLAEHEPDLAARTAAVCLPHDWLTWRLAGHTSLSELVTDRSDASGTGYWSVPHGSYRHDLLRGALGRDAVVPRVAGPRDVVGTVAGAAAVLGPGCGDNAGAALGLGAGPGDVVVSIGTSGVVSAVSEVPAADATGAVAGFADATGRFLPLVATINAGQVLSATCRLLGVDFEELSRLALTVPPGAGGLTLVPYLQGERTPDRPTATGSLHGLTLETMEPAHLARAAVEGLLCGLADGLDALVGQGSEVGRVLLVGGGAASAAVRTVAATVFPAPVHCPPAAEYVARGAARQAAWSLSGAEQPPAWVLPETVVHAADPEPAVRTRYGVARDATLERLPVA, from the coding sequence GTGCTGGTTGCCGGCGTCGACTCCTCGACCCAGTCCTGCAAGGTCCAGGTGCACGACGCCGAGACCGGTGAGCTGGTGCGCCAGGGGCGGGCCGTGCACCCCGTCGGGACCGAGGTCGACCCCGAGCACTGGTGGTCGGCGCTCGGTCGTGCCGTCGACGAGGCCGGGGGCCTCGACGACGTCGCCGCGGTGTCCGTCGGTGGCCAGCAGCACGGGATGGTCTGCCTCGACGACGACGGCCGGGTCGTCCGGCCGGCCCTGCTGTGGAACGACACGCGGTCCGCGGACGCCGCCGTCGCGCTGACCGAGGAGTTCGGCGGGGCCGCCACCTGGGCCGCGGAGGTGGGGGTCGTGCCCGTCGCGTCGTTCACGGTCACCAAGCTGCGCTGGCTCGCGGAGCACGAGCCCGACCTGGCGGCCCGCACGGCAGCGGTCTGCCTGCCGCACGACTGGCTCACCTGGCGGTTGGCCGGCCACACCTCCCTGTCCGAGCTCGTCACCGACCGCAGCGACGCCAGCGGCACCGGCTACTGGTCGGTGCCGCACGGCTCCTACCGGCACGACCTGCTCCGCGGTGCCCTCGGCCGGGACGCCGTGGTGCCCCGGGTGGCCGGGCCGCGGGACGTCGTGGGCACGGTCGCCGGCGCCGCCGCGGTGCTCGGCCCCGGGTGCGGCGACAACGCGGGAGCCGCCCTCGGCCTCGGTGCCGGCCCCGGTGACGTCGTCGTCTCCATCGGCACCTCGGGCGTGGTCTCGGCGGTGTCCGAGGTGCCGGCGGCCGACGCCACCGGCGCGGTCGCCGGCTTCGCCGACGCGACCGGGCGCTTCCTGCCGCTGGTGGCCACCATCAACGCCGGCCAGGTGCTGAGCGCGACCTGCCGGTTGCTCGGCGTGGACTTCGAGGAGCTCTCACGGCTGGCCCTGACGGTCCCCCCGGGCGCCGGTGGCCTCACCCTCGTGCCCTACCTCCAGGGGGAGCGGACCCCGGACCGGCCCACCGCGACCGGCTCCCTGCACGGGCTGACCCTCGAGACGATGGAGCCCGCGCACCTCGCTCGCGCCGCCGTCGAGGGTCTGCTCTGCGGGCTCGCTGACGGCCTGGACGCCCTGGTCGGCCAGGGCAGCGAGGTCGGCCGCGTGCTGCTGGTCGGCGGTGGCGCGGCATCGGCGGCGGTGCGCACCGTCGCCGCGACCGTCTTTCCCGCCCCGGTGCACTGCCCGCCCGCAGCGGAGTACGTCGCCCGCGGCGCCGCCCGGCAGGCCGCCTGGTCGCTCTCCGGTGCCGAGCAGCCGCCCGCATGGGTGCTGCCGGAGACGGTGGTGCACGCCGCCGACCCGGAGCCGGCCGTCCGCACCCGCTACGGGGTGGCCCGCGACGCCACGCTGGAGCGGTTGCCGGTCGCCTGA